Below is a window of Salmo trutta unplaced genomic scaffold, fSalTru1.1, whole genome shotgun sequence DNA.
ACTACAACGTGGACTAATCAATAGACTGGCAGGATTAATCTGACTACAACGTGGACTAGTGAGAGGATCtgttgagaagaatgggagaaactccccaaatacaggtgtgccaagtttgtagcgtcatacccaagaagactcaaggctgtaatcgctgacaaaggtgctacaacaaagtactgagtaaagggtctgaatacttatgtaaatgtaatattttcgtTTTAGAATGTTTGTATTAATATgctcaaatttctaaaaacctgtttttgctttgtttttatggggtattgtgtgtagatgttttaaatccattttagaataaggctgtaatgtaacaaaatatggaaaaagtcaaggggtctgattactttccgaatgcactgtatacaaaatGTGTTTTCTTTTCGGACATTTAAGCAACTTTTGGAACACTTCTATTGGGGtttgacatttgttttttgttaattaattTGCCGTTTAAGAATTCATTGATTCGTATTGTTGGAGTGACATTGCCCCCTATTTGCCACCTCAGTATGTTTGCAGTGTTTCCTGTCGTTGGATCTTGGCTCTCTCCTTTTCATGAGCTGGTTTAGAACGTTTGCTCTTTCAGGTCAACAGGACCAGATATCCCAGGCTCCAACAGGACCAGATATCCCAGGCTCCAACAGGACCAGATATCACAGGCTCCAACAGGACCAGATATCACGTGCTCCAACAGGACCAGATATCACGTGCTCCAACAGGACCAGATATCCCAGGCTCCAACAGGACCAGATATCCCAGGCTCCAACAGGACCAGATATCCCAGGCTCCAACAGGACCAGATATCACAGGCTCCAACAGGACCAGATATCCCAGGCTCCAACAGGACCAGATATCACAGGCTCCAACAGGACCAGATATCACAGGCTCCAACAGGACCAGATATCCCAGGCTCCAACAGGACCCTCCTCCGTCCTCcgttcggcaaatccgaccatgactccattttgcttttcccctcctataggcagaaactcaaacaggatgtacccgtgactaGGACCATGcaaacgctggtctgaccaatcggaatccatgcttcaagattgttttgatcatgcggactgggacGTGTTCctggtagcctcagagaataatattgagttatacactgattcggtgagtgagttttataaggaagtgtataggagatgttgttcccactgtgactattaaaacctaccctaaccagaaaccgtggatagatggcgggcattcacgcaaaactgaaagcgcgaaccatcgcatttaactTCTTGGAAAGATGACCGGGAATATGTCCgcatacaaacagtgtagttattccctccgcaaggcaatcaaataaGCGAAACGTCAACATATGGACAAagagttgcaattcaacagctcaaacatgagacgtatgtggcagagtctacaggcaaccacggactacaaaaagaaaaccagccccgtcgcagacaccgacgtctagctcccagacaaactaaacatctTCTtggctcgctttgaggacaa
It encodes the following:
- the LOC115182487 gene encoding uncharacterized protein LOC115182487, which produces MDGTERSRQSCAAAPQAETDQAQRQPMMELNGTDHRDSPSDRVTLKKEIGLLSACAIIIGNIIGSGIFISPKGVLEHAGSVGLSLIVWVCGGGICALGSMCYAELGVTIPKSGGDYSYVTEIFGGLVGSTGPDIPGSNRTRYPRLQQDQISQAPTGPDITCSNRTRYHVLQQDQISQAPTGPDIPGSNRTRYPRLQQDQISQAPTGPDIPGSNRTRYHRLQQDQISQAPTGPDIPGSNRTLLRPPFGKSDHDSILLFPSYRQKLKQDVPVTRTMQTLV